From a region of the Streptomyces sp. NBC_01454 genome:
- a CDS encoding glutamate ABC transporter substrate-binding protein produces the protein MHARGLSNLRAVMAPVASGMCVMAAAAAVLVPALGHTSGHTGPVRHGAPAPAAPHGVPRPGAVPAAAAQCTARNAAESLRPSSTDGAAVSRIKEKGQLVVGVDQNTYRWGYRDPATGKLAGFDIDLVWAIARDILGPDPDVVFKAVPTAERVPALQRHTVDLVVRTMTINCARKAQVAFSTAYFQAGQQVLAPKASKIKAFDDSLRGKRVCTAAGSTGESELRRQRHGATVLTMPNQLDCLVRLQLGEADAVVTDNALAAAQTAQDPTVELKGRPFTDEPYGVAMNQGDTDLVRRVNKVLDDYRDGGSDDSAWMRAYRKWLKADLPGISGPPPPEYSD, from the coding sequence ATGCACGCGCGAGGGCTGAGCAATCTGCGTGCCGTCATGGCACCGGTCGCCTCGGGCATGTGCGTGATGGCGGCCGCCGCGGCCGTACTGGTGCCGGCGCTGGGCCACACGTCCGGGCACACGGGACCCGTCCGGCACGGTGCGCCCGCGCCCGCGGCGCCGCACGGCGTGCCCCGCCCGGGGGCGGTACCGGCCGCCGCCGCGCAGTGCACCGCGCGCAACGCCGCGGAGAGCCTGCGGCCGTCGTCGACGGACGGGGCGGCGGTGTCGCGGATCAAGGAGAAGGGCCAACTGGTCGTCGGGGTCGACCAGAACACCTACCGCTGGGGGTACCGCGACCCGGCCACCGGCAAGCTGGCCGGCTTCGACATCGACCTGGTGTGGGCGATCGCCCGGGACATCCTGGGGCCGGACCCCGATGTCGTCTTCAAGGCGGTGCCGACCGCCGAGCGGGTGCCGGCGCTGCAGCGGCACACCGTCGACTTGGTCGTGCGGACGATGACGATCAACTGTGCGCGCAAGGCGCAGGTGGCGTTCTCCACCGCGTACTTCCAGGCGGGGCAGCAGGTACTGGCCCCGAAGGCGTCGAAGATCAAGGCGTTCGACGATTCGCTGCGGGGCAAGCGGGTGTGCACGGCCGCGGGTTCGACGGGCGAGAGTGAACTGCGCAGGCAGCGGCACGGCGCCACGGTCCTGACGATGCCCAATCAACTCGACTGCCTGGTACGGCTGCAGCTGGGCGAGGCCGATGCGGTGGTCACGGACAACGCGCTGGCCGCGGCGCAGACGGCCCAGGATCCGACGGTGGAGCTCAAGGGCCGGCCGTTCACCGATGAGCCGTACGGCGTGGCGATGAACCAGGGCGACACGGATCTGGTGCGGCGGGTCAACAAGGTCCTGGACGACTACCGGGACGGCGGCAGCGACGACAGTGCCTGGATGCGGGCGTACCGCAAGTGGCTGAAGGCCGATCTGCCGGGCATATCGGGGCCGCCGCCGCCGGAGTACAGCGACTGA
- a CDS encoding N-acetylglucosamine kinase, translated as MGLTGTALAVDAGNTKTDVALVATDGTLLAAARGGGFRPPVVGAARAVDVLAHLVDSVREQAGLPGPVGHLSAFLANADLPVEEAGLTAEISGRGWAHTVAVRNDTFALLRAGLPDDGEPLGVAVVCGAGINCAGLGRGGTTARFPAVGRLSGDWGGGSHLADEALWSAARAEDGRGAPTALARALPAHFGLATMPDLIEALHLRTVPGHRRHELVPVLFAVAASGDAVARTLVARQAEEVALMATVALRRLGLLHEPAPVILGGGVLAARHPLLDERVGQLLSEHAPKAVPRLVTAPPVLGAALDTLDRAGATAVAYERLRGAWA; from the coding sequence ATGGGCCTGACCGGCACGGCGCTCGCCGTGGACGCGGGCAACACCAAGACCGATGTGGCACTGGTGGCCACGGACGGCACCCTGCTCGCCGCGGCGCGCGGTGGCGGCTTCCGGCCACCGGTGGTGGGCGCCGCGCGGGCGGTGGACGTACTGGCCCACCTGGTGGACTCGGTAAGGGAACAGGCGGGGCTCCCGGGCCCTGTCGGACATCTCTCCGCCTTTCTCGCCAACGCCGATCTCCCCGTCGAGGAAGCGGGCCTGACCGCCGAGATCTCCGGCCGCGGCTGGGCGCACACGGTCGCTGTCCGCAACGACACCTTCGCCCTGCTGCGGGCCGGGCTGCCGGACGACGGGGAGCCGCTGGGCGTCGCCGTGGTCTGCGGGGCCGGCATCAACTGCGCCGGCCTCGGACGCGGAGGGACCACCGCCCGCTTCCCCGCCGTCGGCCGCCTCTCCGGTGACTGGGGCGGCGGCTCCCACCTCGCGGACGAGGCGCTGTGGTCCGCCGCCCGCGCCGAGGACGGCCGCGGCGCGCCGACCGCGCTGGCCCGCGCCCTGCCCGCGCACTTCGGGCTGGCGACCATGCCGGACCTGATCGAGGCACTCCACCTCCGCACCGTCCCCGGCCACCGCCGCCATGAGCTGGTCCCGGTGCTCTTCGCCGTCGCGGCATCCGGGGACGCCGTGGCCCGCACGCTCGTGGCCCGTCAGGCCGAGGAGGTCGCCCTGATGGCCACCGTCGCCCTCCGGCGCCTCGGTCTGCTCCACGAACCCGCACCCGTGATCCTCGGCGGCGGCGTCCTCGCCGCCAGGCACCCCCTCCTCGACGAACGGGTCGGCCAACTCCTTTCCGAGCACGCCCCGAAGGCCGTCCCACGGCTGGTCACCGCCCCACCGGTCCTGGGCGCCGCCCTCGACACCCTGGACCGGGCGGGCGCGACGGCGGTGGCCTATGAGCGGTTGAGAGGAGCCTGGGCGTAG
- a CDS encoding 6-phospho-beta-glucosidase, whose amino-acid sequence MPSPEERTPHPRVKLAVIGGGSTYTPELIDGFARLRDVLPLEELVLVDPDAGRLEVVGGLARRIFARQGHPGRISWTGDLDAGIDGADAVLLQLRVGGQAARLQDETWPLECGCVGQETTGAGGLAKALRTVPVVLDIAERVRRRNPGAWIVDFTNPVGIVTRALLTHGHRAVGLCNVAIGLQRTFAALLGVPPERVELEHLGLNHLTWERAVRVAGEDVLPRLLAEHGDSLAGTLRLPRPLLDHLGVIPSYYLRYYYRHDAVVRELRTEPPRAAQVAALEQQLLGMYGDPSLDEKPELLSRRGGAYYSEAAVALTSSLLGGAGGTQVVNTRNDGTLPFLPDDAVIEAPATVDPAGAAPLPARPLEPLYAGLVSHVTAYEHLALEAALLGRTGRNTGRADGRRAVFAALLAHPLIGQSDHADRLADELIAHNRDHLPWA is encoded by the coding sequence ATGCCGTCTCCCGAGGAACGCACCCCGCACCCCCGCGTCAAGCTCGCCGTGATCGGCGGCGGCTCCACCTACACCCCCGAACTCATCGACGGCTTCGCGCGGTTGCGTGACGTCCTGCCGCTGGAGGAACTCGTCCTCGTCGACCCGGACGCCGGCCGGCTGGAGGTGGTGGGCGGCCTGGCCCGGCGGATCTTCGCCCGGCAGGGGCACCCGGGCCGGATCTCCTGGACCGGTGACCTGGACGCCGGCATCGACGGTGCGGACGCCGTACTGCTGCAACTGCGGGTCGGCGGTCAGGCCGCCCGCCTCCAGGACGAGACCTGGCCACTGGAGTGCGGATGCGTCGGGCAGGAGACCACCGGCGCCGGTGGTCTCGCCAAGGCGCTGCGCACCGTGCCCGTCGTCCTGGACATCGCCGAGCGGGTGCGCCGCCGCAACCCCGGTGCCTGGATCGTCGACTTCACCAACCCCGTCGGCATCGTCACCAGGGCGCTGCTCACCCATGGCCACCGGGCCGTCGGGCTGTGCAATGTCGCCATCGGCCTGCAGCGCACCTTCGCCGCGCTGCTGGGCGTGCCCCCCGAGCGGGTCGAGCTGGAACACCTCGGACTCAACCACCTCACCTGGGAGCGCGCGGTGCGCGTCGCGGGGGAGGACGTGCTCCCCCGGCTGCTGGCGGAGCACGGCGACTCCCTCGCCGGGACACTGCGACTGCCCCGCCCCCTTCTCGACCATCTCGGCGTCATCCCCTCCTACTACCTGCGCTACTACTACCGGCATGACGCCGTCGTACGGGAGTTGCGCACCGAGCCGCCCCGCGCGGCACAGGTCGCCGCCCTCGAACAGCAACTGCTCGGCATGTACGGCGACCCGTCTCTCGACGAGAAACCGGAACTCCTCTCCCGGCGCGGCGGCGCCTACTACTCCGAGGCCGCGGTCGCCCTGACCTCCTCGCTGCTGGGCGGCGCCGGGGGCACCCAGGTCGTCAACACCCGCAACGACGGCACCCTGCCCTTCCTCCCCGACGACGCGGTGATCGAGGCCCCCGCGACCGTGGACCCGGCGGGCGCCGCTCCGCTGCCCGCTCGCCCCCTGGAACCGCTGTATGCCGGGCTGGTCTCCCATGTCACCGCCTACGAACATCTCGCCCTGGAAGCGGCCCTGTTGGGCCGGACCGGCCGGAACACCGGCCGGGCCGACGGGCGCAGGGCGGTGTTCGCAGCCCTTCTCGCTCACCCCCTCATCGGCCAGAGCGACCACGCGGACCGGCTCGCCGACGAGCTGATCGCGCACAACCGGGACCACCTCCCATGGGCCTGA
- a CDS encoding ROK family transcriptional regulator, with translation MAGGQRARGTPGTPRVLRAMNDRAALDLLVSHGPLTRTRIGELTGLSKPTASQLLARLADAGLVRTTGSVTGRPGPSAQLYELNPAAAQVAALAVDRRGITAAVADLSGRLLGEERVGTETAGEEAPRITAQLVARALDGALVRAGLTRDRLHGAVIGTPGAPDPRTGRLRHAPHLPGWQSHALQEELTGVLEVPLTVENDVNLAAVAEQYDGAARGVDDFVLVWVDEGVGAALVLGGRLLRGATGGAGEIGHLPLPGAPLSRGGDRSAARPDAGGGFQSLVGSASVRALGREHGGPGVRTVAGALAHEAVRAEVARRLATGLAAVVAVVDPGLVVLSGEVPQAGGEALRALVEAEFTGLALPRPALRLSRLDGDPLLLGALRTALAQAREAVFRTG, from the coding sequence ATGGCCGGTGGGCAGCGGGCACGGGGCACTCCGGGGACGCCGCGGGTGCTGCGGGCCATGAACGACCGGGCCGCGCTCGATCTGCTGGTGTCGCACGGGCCGTTGACCCGTACCCGGATCGGGGAGCTGACCGGGCTGTCCAAGCCCACCGCCTCGCAGTTGCTGGCTCGGCTGGCGGACGCGGGGCTGGTGCGGACGACCGGGAGCGTGACCGGACGGCCCGGGCCCAGTGCGCAGTTGTACGAGCTCAATCCGGCGGCGGCGCAGGTCGCCGCGCTGGCCGTCGACCGGCGGGGCATCACCGCCGCGGTCGCCGACCTCAGCGGGCGGCTGCTCGGCGAGGAACGCGTCGGCACCGAGACCGCGGGCGAGGAGGCGCCACGCATTACGGCGCAGCTGGTCGCACGGGCGCTCGACGGGGCGCTGGTCAGGGCGGGTCTGACCCGCGACCGGCTGCACGGTGCGGTGATCGGCACACCCGGTGCACCGGATCCGCGGACCGGACGGCTGCGCCACGCACCGCATCTGCCGGGCTGGCAGTCGCATGCGCTCCAGGAAGAGCTGACCGGGGTGCTGGAGGTGCCGCTCACCGTCGAGAACGACGTGAATCTGGCGGCGGTCGCCGAGCAGTACGACGGCGCCGCGAGGGGCGTCGACGACTTCGTGCTGGTGTGGGTCGACGAGGGGGTCGGCGCCGCGCTCGTGCTCGGCGGCCGGCTGCTGCGCGGAGCCACCGGCGGCGCGGGCGAGATCGGTCATCTGCCGCTGCCCGGCGCCCCGTTGTCCCGCGGCGGCGACCGCAGCGCCGCACGGCCCGACGCCGGCGGCGGCTTCCAGAGCCTGGTCGGCTCGGCGAGCGTGCGTGCGCTGGGCCGGGAGCACGGCGGACCCGGGGTGCGTACGGTTGCCGGGGCGCTGGCGCACGAGGCGGTGCGCGCCGAGGTCGCGCGGCGGCTGGCGACCGGGCTCGCGGCCGTGGTCGCGGTCGTCGATCCGGGGCTGGTGGTGCTCTCCGGTGAGGTGCCGCAGGCCGGCGGGGAGGCGCTGCGCGCCCTGGTCGAGGCGGAGTTCACCGGTCTCGCGCTGCCCCGCCCCGCGCTGCGCCTCAGCCGGCTCGACGGCGATCCCCTGCTGCTCGGCGCGCTGCGGACGGCGCTGGCCCAGGCACGGGAGGCGGTGTTCCGAACCGGCTGA
- a CDS encoding mechanosensitive ion channel family protein gives MFWSASPVTGASPRAATPGSNGPTSLDEATQKATSAAGWVGENWGTWLTSGLKIVLIIVIAVVLRHVIRRTLTKLIERMNRTAAAAQGTALGGLLVNAERRRQRSEAIGSVLRSVASFVIMGTAALTVLSVLEINLAPLLASAGVAGVAIGFGARNLVTDFLSGVFMILEDQYGVGDEIDAGVATGTVIEVGLRVTKLRGPNGAIWYIRNGEVKRIGNLSQGWSTAAVDVVIASDQDLERARDIITTAGEEMSKAEPWNEQLWEPVEVLGLSEVHLDTVTISVAARTMPGKAAGVERELRWRIKRALDAAGVHLAPRPLPEEEEQETADPTAGIAAPSVLNNPASPQSAAAEPLAAPPKTGK, from the coding sequence GTGTTCTGGTCCGCTTCGCCGGTCACCGGCGCGTCACCGCGCGCCGCCACGCCGGGCTCAAACGGCCCGACCTCGCTCGACGAGGCCACGCAGAAGGCCACCAGCGCCGCCGGCTGGGTCGGGGAGAACTGGGGGACGTGGCTCACGTCCGGCCTGAAGATCGTGCTGATCATCGTGATCGCGGTGGTGCTGCGGCATGTGATCCGGCGCACGCTCACCAAGCTCATCGAGCGGATGAACCGCACCGCGGCCGCCGCCCAGGGCACCGCGCTGGGCGGACTGCTGGTCAACGCCGAGCGCCGCCGGCAGCGCTCCGAGGCCATCGGCTCGGTACTGCGCAGCGTCGCCTCCTTTGTGATCATGGGCACAGCGGCGCTGACGGTGCTGTCCGTCCTGGAGATCAATCTGGCGCCGCTGCTGGCGAGCGCCGGTGTGGCCGGTGTCGCCATCGGTTTCGGTGCCCGCAACCTCGTCACGGACTTCCTCTCCGGGGTCTTCATGATCCTGGAGGACCAGTACGGCGTCGGTGACGAGATCGACGCGGGCGTGGCCACCGGTACGGTCATAGAGGTCGGCCTGCGCGTCACCAAGCTGCGCGGCCCCAACGGCGCGATCTGGTACATACGCAATGGTGAGGTCAAGCGGATCGGCAACCTCAGCCAGGGCTGGTCCACGGCCGCCGTCGATGTGGTGATCGCCTCCGACCAGGACCTGGAGCGCGCCCGCGACATCATCACCACCGCCGGCGAGGAGATGTCCAAGGCCGAGCCCTGGAACGAGCAGCTGTGGGAGCCGGTGGAGGTCCTCGGCCTGAGCGAGGTGCACCTGGACACGGTCACCATCAGCGTCGCGGCCAGGACCATGCCGGGCAAGGCCGCGGGGGTGGAGCGCGAACTGCGCTGGCGCATCAAGCGCGCCCTGGACGCCGCGGGCGTCCATCTCGCCCCGCGCCCGCTGCCCGAGGAGGAAGAGCAGGAGACCGCGGACCCCACCGCCGGCATCGCCGCCCCCTCGGTGCTCAACAACCCGGCCTCCCCGCAGTCCGCGGCGGCGGAACCGCTCGCGGCACCGCCGAAGACGGGGAAGTAG
- a CDS encoding HNH endonuclease has protein sequence MPHVLVLNASYEPLGVVPLRRALILVLNEKAVSLEESGALMHSATHVIPAPSVVRLKRFVRVPFRGPVPLTRRALFARDGGRCMYCGGVATSVDHVIPRSRGGQHTWENVVAACRRCNHVKADRHVAEIGWRLRHQPAPPSGLAWRIIGTGHRDPRWLPYLQPYGADDALARIDAVSA, from the coding sequence GTGCCGCATGTCCTGGTCCTCAACGCGTCGTACGAGCCGCTCGGCGTCGTACCGCTCCGCCGCGCGCTCATCCTCGTACTCAATGAGAAGGCTGTGAGCCTCGAGGAGTCCGGCGCCCTGATGCACAGCGCGACCCATGTCATCCCCGCTCCGAGTGTGGTCCGCTTGAAGCGGTTTGTGCGGGTGCCCTTTCGAGGCCCCGTCCCCCTGACCCGCCGGGCGCTGTTCGCCCGTGACGGCGGGCGCTGTATGTACTGCGGTGGCGTCGCAACCAGCGTCGACCACGTCATCCCGCGCAGCCGCGGAGGTCAGCACACCTGGGAGAACGTCGTCGCCGCCTGCCGGCGCTGCAATCACGTCAAGGCCGACCGCCATGTCGCCGAGATCGGCTGGCGGCTGCGGCACCAGCCCGCCCCGCCGTCAGGACTGGCGTGGCGGATCATCGGCACGGGCCATCGCGACCCGCGCTGGCTGCCGTATTTGCAGCCGTACGGCGCGGATGACGCCCTGGCCCGGATCGACGCCGTATCGGCGTAG